One region of Quercus lobata isolate SW786 chromosome 2, ValleyOak3.0 Primary Assembly, whole genome shotgun sequence genomic DNA includes:
- the LOC115978155 gene encoding auxin efflux carrier component 2 isoform X1 produces the protein MIRGKDIYDVFAAIVPLYVAMLLAYGSVRWWKIFTPDQCSGINRFVAVFAVPLLSFHFISSNNPYAMNYRFIAADCLQKMVILTALFLWQTFSKNGCLEWMITLFSLSTLPNTLVMGIPLLKAMYGDFSGDLMVQIVVLQSIIWYTLMLFLFEFRGAKLLISEQFPETAGSITSFKVESDVVSLNGRDPLLADAEIGEDGKLHVVVRRSGAASASSSMVSSFNKSHGHGLGLSSMTPRASNLTGVEIYSVQSSREPTPRASSFNQTDFYAMFASSKAPSPKHNYESSKGATPRTSNFDDHDMQLLNSNNKFGKKTRGGARSMSGELFNVNGTVAGGNYPPPNPIFSGSSTSGVQRKKEMAVQPSKELHMFVWSSSASPVSEGNLRHAVNRAASTDFGVLDPSKAATQLQTAVSRGENISPASKINGDKSELEIEEGLKFPTNGSPYTCQKKVVDMEESDGAKKHQMPPASVMTRLVLIMVWRKLIRNPNTYSSLIGLTWSLISYRYHIQMPTIIKGSIAILSDAGLGMAMFSLGLFMALQPKIIACGNSVAAFSMAVRFLTGPAVIAATSIAIGLRGVLLHVAIVQAALPQGIVPFVFAKEYNVHANVLSTAVIFGMLVALPITVLYYVLLGL, from the exons ATGATTCGTGGTAAGGACATTTACGATGTGTTTGCGGCCATTGTGCCTCTATACGTTGCTATGCTATTAGCATATGGATCGGTGAGGTGGTGGAAAATCTTCACACCAGACCAGTGCTCTGGTATCAACCGATTTGTGGCTGTGTTTGCAGTTCCATTACTTTCCTTCCATTTCATTTCTTCCAACAATCCTTATGCCATGAACTATCGCTTCATTGCTGCTGATTGTCTCCAAAAAATGGTCATTCTTACAGCTCTCTTTCTATGGCAAACATTTAGCAAAAATGGCTGCCTTGAGTGGATGATTaccctcttctctctctccactctcCCCAACACTCTTGTCATGGGAATCCCACTCTTGAAGGCCATGTATGGAGATTTCTCAGGAGATCTCATGGTCCAGATTGTGGTTTTGCAGAGTATTATTTGGTATACTCTCATGCTCTTCTTGTTTGAGTTCAGAGGTGCAAAGCTACTCATTTCGGAGCAGTTTCCAGAGACTGCTGGCTCCATCACTTCCTTCAAGGTTGAGTCTGACGTTGTTTCACTCAACGGTCGTGACCCATTACTCGCTGATGCTGAGATCGGTGAGGATGGAAAACTTCACGTAGTTGTGAGAAGATCTGGTGCTGCATCAGCTTCATCATCTATGGTTTCCTCATTTAACAAGTCCCATGGCCATGGACTTGGACTAAGTTCCATGACTCCACGAGCATCCAATCTTACTGGTGTAGAGATCTACTCAGTACAGTCTTCCAGAGAGCCAACACCAAGAGCTTCAAGCTTCAACCAGACAGATTTCTATGCAATGTTTGCTAGTAGCAAAGCACCAAGTCCAAAACACAATTATGAGTCTTCAAAAGGAGCAACACCAAGGACTTCAAATTTTGATGATCATGATATGCAGCTTCTTAATAGTAATAACAAATTTGGGAAGAAAACTAGAGGAGGAGCGAGGAGTATGAGTGGTGAGTTGTTTAATGTTAATGGTACAGTTGCAGGGGGTAATTACCCTCCTCCAAACCCTATATTTTCAGGGTCTAGTACTAGTGGTGTCCAAAGGAAGAAGGAGATGGCTGTGCAGCCTAGCAAAGagcttcacatgtttgtttggaGCTCAAGTGCTTCTCCAGTTTCCGAAGGCAATCTCAGACATGCAGTCAATCGAGCTGCCTCCACTGACTTTGGGGTCCTTGATCCTTCCAAAGCTGCCACTCAACTTCAGACCGCTGTTTCAAGAG GTGAAAATATCAGTCCAGCAAGCAAAATTAATGGGGACAAATCAGAGCTTGAAATAGAGGAAGGATTGAAGTTCCCAACAAATGGGTCACCTTACACATGCCAGAAAAAAGTAGTGGATATGGAAGAAAGCGATGGAGCGAAGAAGCACCAAATGCCTCCCGCAAGTGTCATGACTAGGCTTGTACTTATCATGGTTTGGAGGAAGCTTATAAGAAACCCTAATACCTACTCAAGTCTTATCGGCCTTACATGGTCTCTCATTTCATACAG GTATCACATCCAAATGCCAACTATCATTAAAGGATCCATTGCAATATTATCTGATGCAGGATTGGGAATGGCAATGTTCAGTCTGG GTTTGTTCATGGCTTTACAACCAAAGATCATTGCTTGTGGAAATTCCGTGGCAGCATTTTCAATGGCTGTTAGGTTCTTAACTGGTCCAGCAGTAATTGCAGCAACCTCAATCGCTATTGGTCTTCGTGGGGTGCTTTTGCATGTTGCCATTGTTCAG GCTGCTCTTCCCCAGGGAATCGTTCCCTTTGTATTTGCCAAGGAGTACAATGTGCATGCCAACGTACTTAGCACTGC aGTTATTTTTGGAATGCTGGTTGCCTTGCCCATAACTGTTCTTTACTATGTGCTTCTTGGGCTGTAA
- the LOC115978155 gene encoding auxin efflux carrier component 2 isoform X2 produces MIRGKDIYDVFAAIVPLYVAMLLAYGSVRWWKIFTPDQCSGINRFVAVFAVPLLSFHFISSNNPYAMNYRFIAADCLQKMVILTALFLWQTFSKNGCLEWMITLFSLSTLPNTLVMGIPLLKAMYGDFSGDLMVQIVVLQSIIWYTLMLFLFEFRGAKLLISEQFPETAGSITSFKVESDVVSLNGRDPLLADAEIGEDGKLHVVVRRSGAASASSSMVSSFNKSHGHGLGLSSMTPRASNLTGVEIYSVQSSREPTPRASSFNQTDFYAMFASSKAPSPKHNYESSKGATPRTSNFDDHDMQLLNSNNKFGKKTRGGARSMSGELFNVNGTVAGGNYPPPNPIFSGSSTSGVQRKKEMAVQPSKELHMFVWSSSASPVSEGNLRHAVNRAASTDFGVLDPSKAATQLQTAVSRGENISPASKINGDKSELEIEEGLKFPTNGSPYTCQKKVVDMEESDGAKKHQMPPASVMTRLVLIMVWRKLIRNPNTYSSLIGLTWSLISYRIGNGNVQSGFVHGFTTKDHCLWKFRGSIFNGC; encoded by the exons ATGATTCGTGGTAAGGACATTTACGATGTGTTTGCGGCCATTGTGCCTCTATACGTTGCTATGCTATTAGCATATGGATCGGTGAGGTGGTGGAAAATCTTCACACCAGACCAGTGCTCTGGTATCAACCGATTTGTGGCTGTGTTTGCAGTTCCATTACTTTCCTTCCATTTCATTTCTTCCAACAATCCTTATGCCATGAACTATCGCTTCATTGCTGCTGATTGTCTCCAAAAAATGGTCATTCTTACAGCTCTCTTTCTATGGCAAACATTTAGCAAAAATGGCTGCCTTGAGTGGATGATTaccctcttctctctctccactctcCCCAACACTCTTGTCATGGGAATCCCACTCTTGAAGGCCATGTATGGAGATTTCTCAGGAGATCTCATGGTCCAGATTGTGGTTTTGCAGAGTATTATTTGGTATACTCTCATGCTCTTCTTGTTTGAGTTCAGAGGTGCAAAGCTACTCATTTCGGAGCAGTTTCCAGAGACTGCTGGCTCCATCACTTCCTTCAAGGTTGAGTCTGACGTTGTTTCACTCAACGGTCGTGACCCATTACTCGCTGATGCTGAGATCGGTGAGGATGGAAAACTTCACGTAGTTGTGAGAAGATCTGGTGCTGCATCAGCTTCATCATCTATGGTTTCCTCATTTAACAAGTCCCATGGCCATGGACTTGGACTAAGTTCCATGACTCCACGAGCATCCAATCTTACTGGTGTAGAGATCTACTCAGTACAGTCTTCCAGAGAGCCAACACCAAGAGCTTCAAGCTTCAACCAGACAGATTTCTATGCAATGTTTGCTAGTAGCAAAGCACCAAGTCCAAAACACAATTATGAGTCTTCAAAAGGAGCAACACCAAGGACTTCAAATTTTGATGATCATGATATGCAGCTTCTTAATAGTAATAACAAATTTGGGAAGAAAACTAGAGGAGGAGCGAGGAGTATGAGTGGTGAGTTGTTTAATGTTAATGGTACAGTTGCAGGGGGTAATTACCCTCCTCCAAACCCTATATTTTCAGGGTCTAGTACTAGTGGTGTCCAAAGGAAGAAGGAGATGGCTGTGCAGCCTAGCAAAGagcttcacatgtttgtttggaGCTCAAGTGCTTCTCCAGTTTCCGAAGGCAATCTCAGACATGCAGTCAATCGAGCTGCCTCCACTGACTTTGGGGTCCTTGATCCTTCCAAAGCTGCCACTCAACTTCAGACCGCTGTTTCAAGAG GTGAAAATATCAGTCCAGCAAGCAAAATTAATGGGGACAAATCAGAGCTTGAAATAGAGGAAGGATTGAAGTTCCCAACAAATGGGTCACCTTACACATGCCAGAAAAAAGTAGTGGATATGGAAGAAAGCGATGGAGCGAAGAAGCACCAAATGCCTCCCGCAAGTGTCATGACTAGGCTTGTACTTATCATGGTTTGGAGGAAGCTTATAAGAAACCCTAATACCTACTCAAGTCTTATCGGCCTTACATGGTCTCTCATTTCATACAG GATTGGGAATGGCAATGTTCAGTCTGG GTTTGTTCATGGCTTTACAACCAAAGATCATTGCTTGTGGAAATTCCGTGGCAGCATTTTCAATGGCTGTTAG
- the LOC115968358 gene encoding auxin efflux carrier component 2-like has protein sequence MITGTELYNIFAAIVPLYFAMLLGFASVKWWKIFTPEQCTGINRVVALFAVPLLCFHIVATNNPYIMNFRFIAGDSLQKVVILVALFLWQALSKKGSIEWTITMYSLSTLPNNLFIGIPLMTAMYGEISRSLMVQVVVLQAIVWYNISLCLFEIRAAKVLIAEQFPETAGSIASFKVESDLISLSGQDPIEAETEISDDGKLHVVLRRSSINRSFGMYSRSSVGSLTQRPQASNPANSVEIYSVQSTPQEPYRSISINSSFSQTDGNFLHPMFGYMESIPKHGYTRTRDRFSPYASPDHLMLLGSTPSSNYRKMKHSFSVGGGVGVGGGEVPNNKQGLHMFVWSTSSSPVYDVHNNGRHAFSTTNTALKHDSTTPGEEFIIDNQLKPLRYIYELSAGKITRDRELDLEEEANFKASRFHRKQLQMPPTSVITRLVFIMVWRKLIRNPSTYASVLGLIWSLIAFRCHIKLPTIIDGSITMISSAGMGMAQFSLGLFMALQPKFIASGKPMAAFTMVVRFLIGPGVIAATSLAVGLRGVLLQIVIVQAALPLAIVPFVYAKEYDVHPDIISTAVIFGLILAVPVTIIYYVLLGL, from the exons ATGATCACTGGTACGGAGCTTTACAATATATTTGCGGCCATTGTGCCCTTATATTTTGCTATGCTATTAGGTTTTGCCTCGGTTAAGTGGTGGAAAATATTCACACCGGAGCAGTGCACAGGCATCAACCGCGTTGTGGCGTTGTTTGCGGTTCCATTACTTTGTTTCCACATTGTTGCCACCAACAACCCTTATATCATGAACTTTCGGTTCATCGCTGGAGACTCTCTTCAAAAAGTGGTCATTCTTGTAGCTCTCTTTCTATGGCAAGCTTTGAGCAAAAAGGGCAGCATTGAATGGACCATCACCATGTACTCACTCTCCACCCTCCCTAACAATCTCTTCATAGGAATACCTCTCATGACAGCCATGTACGGAGAGATCTCTAGAAGTCTTATGGTCCAGGTTGTGGTTCTTCAGGCTATTGTTTGGTATAATATCTCGCTCTGCTTGTTTGAGATCAGAGCTGCAAAGGTCCTCATTGCTGAGCAGTTTCCTGAGACTGCAGGTTCCATCGCCTCCTTCAAGGTTGAGTCCGACCTTATTTCGCTCAGTGGTCAAGACCCAATAGAGGCGGAGACTGAGATCAGTGACGACGGAAAGCTTCACGTGGTTTTGAGACGATCTTCGATTAATAGGTCCTTTGGAATGTATTCCCGTTCCAGCGTGGGTTCCCTTACCCAAAGACCGCAAGCATCAAACCCAGCCAATAGTGTAGAGATTTACTCAGTACAATCTACTCCACAAGAACCCTACCgttcaatttcaataaattcaaGCTTTAGCCAAACAGATGGGAATTTTCTGCACCCTATGTTTGGATACATGGAGTCAATTCCAAAACATGGTTACACAAGGACCCGTGATCGATTTTCACCTTACGCATCACCAGATCATCTGATGCTTTTAGGGTCTACGCCTAGCAGTAATTATCGAAAGATGAAACATAGTTTCagtgttggtggtggtgttggtgttggtggtggtgaagTTCCTAATAACAAGCAGGggcttcacatgtttgtttggaGCACAAGTTCTTCACCAGTTTATGATGTGCATAACAATGGCAGACATGCTTTCAGCACTACTAATACTGCTCTTAAACATGATTCCACTACGCCAGGAG AGGAGTTTATCATCGATAATCAATTGAAACCTTTGAGGTATATATATGAGCTATCTGCAGGGAAAATCACCAGGGATAGGGAGCTTGATCTAGAGGAAGAGGCTAACTTCAAGGCAAGTAGGTTTCACAGGAAACAACTTCAGATGCCGCCCACAAGTGTCATAACTAGGCTTGTATTCATCATGGTTTGGAGGAAGCTTATAAGAAACCCTAGTACCTACGCAAGTGTTTTGGGTCTTATATGGTCCTTAATAGCATTCAG GTGTCACATTAAATTGCCAACAATCATAGATGGATCCATAACAATGATATCGAGCGCAGGCATGGGAATGGCTCAATTCAGTTTAG GTCTATTCATGGCTTTACAGCCAAAGTTCATTGCTAGTGGAAAACCCATGGCAGCGTTTACAATGGTTGTTAGGTTCTTGATCGGCCCTGGAGTAATTGCGGCAACCTCTTTAGCTGTTGGTCTTCGTGGAGTTCTTTTGCAAATTGTAATTGTTCAG GCTGCTCTTCCCTTAGCAATTGTTCCCTTTGTGTATGCTAAGGAGTACGATGTTCATCCAGACATAATTAGCACTgc GGTTATTTTTGGATTGATCCTTGCCGTGCCCGTTACAATTATTTACTATGTACTTCTTGGGCTTTGA